GGTTGGCGTTTCTGTGCCGTTATAAGTATCGCGTCCCTGAAGTGTGAAGATGTCGTCGTTGTCGTTAAAAACTCGCTGCGATGTAAATTTGACGCTTCCATCGCTGAACATAATGTTCTGGCCTCTGCCGCGGTGACTTTTGCTGTTTGCCCTCCGCAATTTTTCATTCAACTGCACAGGATTAAATTCCGCGTTTGACATATTTTTGGGGCATTTTACGCACGTCTCGAATATCGGATTGGCGTCCGACATCAAAGGCGACGATAAACTCGGCATTCTGGCATTGTTCATATCGCTAATCAATTTAAAGCTGTATGTGATGTAGCGTCTGTCGGGAAAATCAGGAAGCGACTGAATCTGTTCCGTTTCGAGTACAGGCAGACTTTTATTGCGATTGCCGGGACAGATGAAAGATTTGGGATTTACATAATTGCGTTTTACGAGGAGCCAGACGTGGCGGGTGTTGGATTGGTTTTGGGGTTGCGTTGAGCCGACCTTCCACCAGGGATTGCCTGCGCGTGTCTGTACTGCGGGTAAAAAGCCCTGATTATCGCCGGCGTATTGCGCAACACTTTTTGAAACACTGTTGAGGTTCGCCTGGCAAGCAGTCTGCCATGCCTGCGCACGCATTTGTCTTGTTATAGGAACGAAAAGACCGGAAAGTATAACAATCGCGGCGGCAACCGATATCGCTTCAGAAAAACTCCGCCAAAAACTCGGACGCTTTGTAACGATTTTTTCGCTTTCATTCGCCAGCAATTGGCCAAGTTTATTCGCAGATGAGGCATTGACGGATTGATGATTGTAAAGTTTTTCAAGTGTTTGTTCTACGAGATGATCGGGGCAAGATTGTTGTGTGTGAGTGTCGAGCTGCTCAAGAGCAGACAATGAATGATGCAGCTTGTCGTAAAACTCACGCGCACCGCAATCCGTCAGCAAAAGTTTTTTGGCAGTATCCGACTCATCCTGATTGGCACATTCAAAATAATAATCGAGCAGTATATCCTGCTGCTGTTTACTAAGTGTTTTCATTTACTAATTCTCATTCGAAGTGGACAACTTCCATTTTTTGGTAAAATATACTATCGCTGTATGCAGTCGGCTCTTGACCGTTCCTATTGGTATACTCAAAATGTCCGCCATTTGTTTGTAAGAAAATTGCTCAAAATACGATAAAATTAAAATTTCTCGCAGATTTTCCGGCATTTCCGATATTATTTTCCGTACATTTTCAGCTTGTTCTGTTTTTGCGGCTTCATCATAAGGCGTTATTTCATAAGAAGTTAAAGAGTTTACAACATCATCAACGCTTAAATCGGCTGAATCGCTCATTGCTCCGATGGACACGGTGTCGTGCCGCTGCTGTTTGCGGAGAGCGTCGCGAGCCTTATTGGCGGCAATTGTGAAAAGCCATGGCCGCAACGGCTTGTCTTTTTCAAAAGTATGCCGGCTGCGATAAAGCTGTAAAAATGTTTCCTGAAATGTCTCTTCGACAAGCTGCTGCTGATTCAAAAATCGTCTCAAAAATGCGTAAAGCGGGTCTTTATAGCGTTTTACGATTTCCTGAAATGCATCCTTGTCGCCGGAAATATACCTGCGGAGCAACTCCTGCTCATCAACGCTATTATTATTATGTTCCGCCGTTTTTTCCATTCACGAATCATTATAATGTCAAAACGTGAAAAGTAAAAGACAAAAAAGCACCTCTAATTATACTCCTGCCGATTCGGCGTGATAACTGCTGCGGGTAAACGGCGACG
The sequence above is drawn from the Planctomycetaceae bacterium genome and encodes:
- a CDS encoding sigma-70 family RNA polymerase sigma factor, encoding MEKTAEHNNNSVDEQELLRRYISGDKDAFQEIVKRYKDPLYAFLRRFLNQQQLVEETFQETFLQLYRSRHTFEKDKPLRPWLFTIAANKARDALRKQQRHDTVSIGAMSDSADLSVDDVVNSLTSYEITPYDEAAKTEQAENVRKIISEMPENLREILILSYFEQFSYKQMADILSIPIGTVKSRLHTAIVYFTKKWKLSTSNEN